From Spirosoma aerolatum, one genomic window encodes:
- a CDS encoding transmembrane-type terpene cyclase, whose translation MINQHDYTNLELITFGVGCLLWVIVYFFTLRNIRLHRFVEIPIVTIWGNIVWEFLWSWVFVPDMGSLFMWGYRVWFFMDCFIVYGAIRFGYKQISIPLFRQHVGLLTVLGILGWLPLLYYYIAVYDAPLSHMGAYSGYLLNILISALYITQALRLNNWALFSYPAAWCKGVGTLLISVFCFLHFTDPFLLSMCVITAILDGVYIVFFTRQSTRA comes from the coding sequence ATGATAAACCAACATGATTATACGAACCTTGAACTCATTACGTTTGGGGTCGGCTGTTTACTGTGGGTGATTGTTTACTTCTTCACGCTACGAAACATTCGGCTGCATCGGTTTGTCGAAATTCCCATTGTGACAATATGGGGGAATATTGTGTGGGAGTTCCTATGGAGCTGGGTCTTTGTGCCTGATATGGGTAGCCTGTTTATGTGGGGCTATCGGGTCTGGTTTTTTATGGATTGCTTTATTGTGTATGGTGCCATACGATTTGGGTATAAGCAGATTAGTATACCGCTGTTTCGGCAGCACGTTGGTCTCTTAACGGTGTTGGGTATTCTGGGCTGGCTGCCACTACTGTATTATTACATTGCTGTGTACGATGCGCCCCTGAGTCATATGGGGGCTTACTCCGGCTATTTACTGAATATACTGATTTCGGCTTTATACATTACGCAGGCTTTACGACTCAACAACTGGGCGTTGTTCTCGTACCCAGCAGCCTGGTGTAAAGGGGTAGGTACACTCCTGATTTCCGTATTTTGTTTCCTACACTTCACCGACCCGTTTCTGTTGTCGATGTGTGTCATTACGGCTATCCTTGATGGCGTCTATATTGTTTTCTTTACCAGGCAGTCCACTCGTGCCTAA
- a CDS encoding hydroxysqualene dehydroxylase, whose product MKVIILGGGVAGMSAAHELVERGFSVDIYEKKPYYMGGKARSVNVPGSSPDDPDGQHSTGPGADVQALPGEHGFRFFPGFYRHITDTMKRIPYTTPDGKKNAQGVYDNLVDVTRVGILRNGKKPIITIVSFPKSLADLKAALEVLHTHDTGLLPGEAHFFATKVWQLMTSCQRRRDMEYEKVGWWQYMEADHHSEAYRHLLVEGLTRTLVAANAKFASTKTGGDIFIQLLFNIANPGMHTDRVLNGPTSEKWLKPWEEYLTAKGVRFFKSALVQRVNCVNGSVQSVDIQNWEKGIPYDPPAKGDYYLLATPVEVAAAVLSDELKQSIGSLQYLDDLAADVAWMNGIQFYLNQVIDVVHGHCIYVDSEWALTSISQLPFWDDYDISKRGNRRVKTILSVDISDWLTDSPDLPGLPAMKAKECQTFDEIADRVWAQLKRSLNVDGTIVLSDDMKEGAFRENDMVYRGYFLDHSLNEQVTPSKHDPMASVVGQKGQKGDVLVNHEPLLVNTVNSWFKRPSAYIPGLSNLFLASDYVRTNTDLATMEGANEAARRAVNSIIDVSGVNAPLCSVWDLHEPVFFTPFKWYDNWRFGRGLPYKKPPGWFDALMVIWGVMYAIGFLLYTAWTALTTWTQRMR is encoded by the coding sequence ATGAAGGTCATTATATTAGGTGGAGGGGTGGCTGGGATGAGCGCAGCCCACGAATTGGTTGAACGTGGGTTCTCTGTCGATATATACGAGAAAAAACCGTATTACATGGGCGGTAAAGCCCGCAGTGTAAATGTACCGGGTTCGTCTCCAGATGACCCTGATGGTCAACATTCAACGGGGCCTGGTGCCGATGTTCAGGCGTTACCTGGCGAACATGGCTTCCGATTCTTTCCGGGCTTCTATCGGCACATTACCGATACCATGAAACGAATCCCTTATACAACACCAGATGGGAAGAAAAACGCCCAGGGTGTGTATGATAATCTGGTCGATGTGACACGGGTGGGTATTTTGCGAAATGGGAAAAAGCCGATCATCACCATCGTTAGCTTTCCGAAGTCCCTGGCCGATTTGAAAGCGGCTCTGGAAGTACTGCATACACACGATACGGGGCTGCTACCCGGCGAAGCGCACTTTTTTGCTACGAAAGTCTGGCAATTGATGACTTCCTGCCAGCGTCGGCGTGATATGGAATATGAAAAAGTTGGCTGGTGGCAGTATATGGAAGCTGATCATCATAGCGAGGCTTATCGGCACTTGTTGGTAGAAGGGCTAACACGAACGCTGGTGGCTGCTAATGCCAAATTTGCCAGTACTAAAACGGGGGGCGATATTTTTATTCAGTTACTGTTCAATATCGCCAACCCTGGGATGCATACCGACCGGGTATTGAATGGCCCTACGAGCGAAAAGTGGCTAAAGCCCTGGGAAGAGTATTTGACCGCTAAAGGAGTGCGGTTTTTCAAAAGTGCGCTGGTGCAGCGAGTCAACTGCGTGAATGGAAGCGTTCAGTCGGTCGATATTCAGAACTGGGAGAAGGGTATTCCCTACGATCCCCCTGCCAAAGGAGATTATTACCTGCTGGCTACGCCCGTCGAGGTGGCTGCCGCCGTACTATCCGACGAACTAAAGCAGAGCATTGGTAGTCTGCAATACCTGGACGATCTGGCGGCCGATGTAGCCTGGATGAATGGCATTCAATTTTATCTTAATCAGGTTATTGACGTTGTGCATGGGCACTGTATCTATGTCGATAGCGAATGGGCGCTGACATCCATCTCACAGCTTCCTTTCTGGGACGATTATGATATCAGCAAGCGCGGTAACCGTCGGGTAAAGACTATTCTATCTGTCGATATCTCGGACTGGCTTACAGATAGTCCGGATCTGCCGGGGCTGCCAGCCATGAAAGCCAAAGAGTGCCAAACCTTTGATGAAATTGCCGACCGGGTGTGGGCGCAGTTGAAGCGTAGTCTGAACGTCGATGGCACCATTGTGCTCAGCGATGACATGAAAGAGGGAGCTTTTCGCGAAAACGATATGGTTTACCGGGGATATTTTCTCGATCACTCACTGAACGAGCAGGTGACACCCAGTAAACATGACCCAATGGCTTCGGTGGTGGGGCAGAAAGGGCAGAAGGGCGATGTGCTGGTCAACCACGAGCCACTGCTGGTCAATACCGTAAATAGTTGGTTTAAACGGCCCAGCGCTTACATACCGGGTTTATCAAATCTCTTTCTGGCTTCGGACTATGTGCGCACCAACACCGACCTGGCTACGATGGAAGGAGCCAATGAAGCAGCCCGACGGGCTGTCAACAGCATCATAGATGTGTCGGGAGTTAACGCTCCACTCTGCTCGGTCTGGGATTTGCACGAGCCCGTCTTTTTTACCCCCTTCAAGTGGTATGATAATTGGCGTTTTGGGCGAGGGTTGCCTTACAAAAAGCCTCCCGGCTGGTTCGATGCCCTGATGGTAATCTGGGGTGTTATGTATGCCATTGGTTTCCTACTTTATACCGCCTGGACGGCCCTTACTACCTGGACCCAGAGAATGCGATGA
- a CDS encoding cupin domain-containing protein, with amino-acid sequence MKLIATLLLPLCVTTQMAIGQPLDSKVYAWAESPVVKKAASEQRAILEGNTPDFSHLEIHATTLPPHQVPHPAHKHDDEELIIIKEGKLTVTIEGRTKTLGAGSVALIMPGDEHGFDNKEGVPATYYVMRYTSRQPADRERGQKAGGSFWIDWDEVPFQPHDKGGIRRMFDRATAMSKRFEMHVTTLREGLWSHAPHTHRAAEILLMVENKAQESISGKLYPSTKGDLIFLEPNVPHALQNMSQGNCIYFAFQFE; translated from the coding sequence ATGAAATTAATTGCTACGCTCTTATTACCCCTGTGTGTAACTACTCAGATGGCGATTGGTCAACCCCTCGACTCAAAGGTGTATGCCTGGGCCGAATCGCCCGTCGTTAAAAAAGCGGCTTCGGAACAACGGGCGATTCTTGAGGGAAATACCCCTGATTTTAGCCACCTTGAAATCCACGCAACTACCTTACCTCCTCATCAGGTACCTCACCCAGCCCATAAACATGACGATGAAGAACTGATTATCATCAAAGAAGGGAAACTGACTGTAACCATTGAGGGCAGAACAAAAACGCTTGGGGCAGGCAGTGTCGCTCTAATTATGCCCGGCGATGAACATGGCTTCGATAATAAAGAAGGGGTTCCGGCTACCTACTACGTCATGCGATATACGTCCCGACAACCTGCCGACCGGGAGCGGGGCCAGAAAGCAGGTGGCTCTTTCTGGATCGATTGGGATGAGGTTCCTTTTCAACCACACGATAAAGGAGGAATCCGGCGAATGTTCGATCGGGCAACAGCCATGTCCAAACGGTTCGAAATGCACGTAACTACGCTTCGTGAAGGCTTATGGAGCCATGCACCGCACACACACCGGGCGGCCGAAATCCTGCTGATGGTCGAGAACAAGGCTCAGGAAAGTATCAGCGGTAAACTTTACCCGTCGACCAAAGGCGACTTGATTTTTCTGGAACCGAATGTGCCCCATGCCCTTCAGAACATGAGTCAGGGGAATTGTATATACTTTGCCTTTCAATTTGAGTAA
- a CDS encoding CotH kinase family protein: MKTIIALTILFLCINFSAESQQLYINELMASNQTTLADPTGAFEDWLEIYNPNSFSVNIAGYFITDNLANPTKYQFVTGSSKTIIPANGFLLVWASGEPSRGADHLGFSLSANGEQLGLYGPDGTTVVDTLSFGPQRADISWGRQPNGSATWLYFQKANSSPKASNNGKTGYAQVLASPTFSQAGGFYSTGFNLALTASDPTATIYYTLDGSDPDPTNPNSVTYTYKNSYIEQPGQSTGPLLTGSYQTFPYSTTIAITNRTSSPNKVSVKSSTWNYTPTYFPTSSVFKGTVVRAVVYKPNAIPSDIVTQTYFVSPTLPRYNIPVVSVSLNEKHLFDYNTGIYTAGKTFDTWRAANPSAGTSYCTTGNFFNEGDDWERPGNVEFFINNASVINQPIGLRTHGGCSRSVPRKSVRLYGSSDFDYPFFDNRPTSVVYDRLLLRNGGNDWDYTTLIDAFGQTMVRHLPFDTQSNRPVALFFNGEYWGVSNLYERYDRFYINQNYGVATDSVDMVEVSQYNYEPTEGDLTNFTALKNYFMNTSPVNYTYVQTLMDVESFADYQMSEIYVANTDWPHNNLSMWRKRTSQYIPNAPRGHDGRWRWMIRDLDWGITGQNYAQKNLFPTALDTGLDAEFTVYLRRLLAIPAFKTYFINRFADLLNTTFNPTRTTALLTSMQQQYQPNMAEHFDRWVTNTSYSDWLGNIGNMMNFLQVRPDSVRKHIRQQFSLSANRSLTLNVSDTTRGYVKVNSISILPTTVGVPQQPYPWTGTYFQGNTITITARAKPGYKFVRWTEANTTISTDSLYAFNPTSNRSITAVFDLDESFNSFPAAYSLATCDYQLSNWPATAPPATYPPNMVFVSMNQEDPTLSATISNTVTGAYNLTSRTRINGLNENGFSFINTGNSNTNPGYVASTLGGALLAIRTSGLNQAYVQWTGGTVTPNVKQYRIRLRYRVGDSGPFTDLLDSQNNPVEYVRSATAGDSQVLGPVALPASVLNKPYVQLLWQYYWTGVGSNARDELRIDEIIISRGACQSLASGLWSSASTWSCGRVPTLCDVVQLQEGHVVNISVANATAKRVEFGTGAQLIYSNATASLFIQGGN, encoded by the coding sequence ATGAAAACAATTATCGCCCTCACCATCCTTTTTCTGTGTATCAACTTCTCCGCTGAAAGCCAGCAGCTCTATATCAATGAGTTGATGGCCTCCAACCAGACCACCCTGGCCGACCCCACCGGCGCCTTCGAAGACTGGTTGGAGATCTATAACCCCAACTCCTTCTCGGTCAATATCGCTGGCTACTTCATCACCGACAACCTGGCCAACCCCACCAAATACCAGTTCGTGACCGGTTCCTCCAAAACCATTATTCCCGCCAATGGCTTTCTGCTGGTGTGGGCCAGCGGGGAGCCCAGCCGGGGAGCCGATCATCTTGGTTTCAGCCTGTCGGCCAATGGGGAGCAGTTGGGCTTGTATGGTCCAGACGGCACCACGGTGGTGGATACGCTGAGTTTTGGGCCACAGCGGGCTGACATTTCCTGGGGTCGTCAGCCCAACGGCAGTGCCACCTGGCTGTATTTTCAGAAAGCCAACAGCAGTCCAAAGGCATCTAACAACGGAAAAACTGGCTACGCTCAAGTGCTGGCGAGTCCAACTTTTTCACAGGCTGGAGGCTTTTATTCGACGGGCTTTAATCTGGCTTTGACCGCATCCGATCCAACGGCAACGATCTATTATACACTGGATGGGTCCGACCCCGACCCAACGAACCCCAACTCGGTTACGTATACGTATAAAAACAGTTATATCGAACAACCGGGCCAATCCACTGGTCCGCTACTGACAGGCTCCTATCAAACCTTCCCTTATTCCACAACGATAGCGATTACCAACCGAACCAGCTCACCTAATAAAGTATCCGTCAAATCATCGACCTGGAATTATACACCCACCTATTTTCCCACAAGTTCAGTTTTTAAAGGCACTGTGGTACGGGCTGTTGTATATAAACCCAATGCGATTCCCAGTGATATTGTCACGCAAACCTACTTCGTCTCGCCTACACTTCCCCGGTATAACATACCCGTTGTTTCGGTATCCTTGAATGAGAAGCACCTGTTCGATTACAACACGGGTATTTATACAGCTGGTAAAACGTTCGATACCTGGCGGGCAGCCAATCCCAGTGCAGGTACTTCGTACTGCACAACTGGAAATTTTTTCAATGAAGGTGATGATTGGGAACGACCAGGCAATGTCGAATTCTTTATCAATAACGCTTCGGTTATCAACCAGCCAATAGGCTTGCGAACGCATGGCGGTTGCTCCCGCTCAGTCCCCCGGAAAAGCGTTCGTCTGTATGGCAGTAGTGACTTCGACTATCCTTTTTTCGACAATCGGCCAACCAGTGTTGTTTACGACCGGCTTCTGCTCCGTAATGGTGGTAATGATTGGGATTATACCACACTGATTGATGCGTTTGGGCAAACGATGGTTCGGCATCTTCCCTTCGACACGCAATCGAACCGTCCTGTGGCCCTGTTTTTTAACGGTGAATATTGGGGCGTCTCCAATCTTTACGAACGTTACGATCGATTCTATATCAACCAGAACTATGGCGTAGCTACCGATAGTGTCGATATGGTGGAAGTATCGCAATATAACTACGAGCCTACCGAGGGCGACCTAACCAACTTTACCGCTCTGAAGAACTACTTCATGAATACCAGCCCGGTCAATTACACCTATGTGCAAACCCTGATGGATGTAGAGAGCTTCGCCGATTATCAGATGTCGGAGATTTACGTTGCCAATACCGACTGGCCCCACAATAATCTCTCGATGTGGCGTAAACGAACCAGTCAATATATACCCAATGCTCCTCGCGGACACGATGGCCGGTGGCGCTGGATGATTCGGGATCTCGACTGGGGAATAACCGGGCAGAATTATGCGCAGAAAAACCTATTTCCAACGGCGCTGGATACGGGTCTGGATGCTGAATTCACAGTTTATTTACGACGATTGCTTGCTATACCAGCCTTTAAAACCTATTTCATCAACCGCTTTGCCGACCTGCTCAACACCACCTTTAACCCCACCCGAACCACAGCTCTGCTTACCTCCATGCAACAGCAGTACCAGCCCAACATGGCGGAGCACTTTGACCGATGGGTGACGAACACCAGTTATAGCGACTGGCTGGGGAATATCGGAAATATGATGAATTTTTTACAGGTTCGTCCCGATTCCGTCCGAAAGCATATACGACAGCAATTCAGCCTGAGTGCCAACCGTAGCCTGACCCTCAACGTCTCCGACACCACACGAGGCTACGTCAAAGTCAACTCCATCTCCATCCTGCCCACTACCGTAGGCGTGCCCCAGCAACCCTACCCATGGACAGGTACCTACTTCCAGGGAAACACCATTACCATCACCGCCAGAGCAAAACCCGGATACAAGTTCGTCCGATGGACCGAAGCCAATACCACCATCTCCACCGACTCCCTATACGCCTTCAACCCAACCTCCAACCGGAGCATCACCGCCGTTTTCGACCTGGATGAGTCCTTCAACTCCTTCCCGGCAGCCTACTCCCTGGCCACCTGCGACTACCAGCTCTCCAACTGGCCAGCAACAGCTCCGCCAGCCACCTACCCCCCAAACATGGTTTTCGTTTCCATGAACCAGGAAGATCCAACCCTGTCGGCCACCATCTCCAACACCGTCACCGGCGCCTACAACCTCACCAGCCGTACCCGCATCAACGGACTCAATGAGAACGGTTTCTCCTTCATCAACACCGGCAACAGCAATACCAATCCGGGCTATGTGGCCTCCACCCTGGGCGGGGCCCTGCTGGCCATCCGTACCAGTGGCCTCAACCAGGCCTATGTCCAGTGGACGGGGGGTACGGTGACCCCCAATGTGAAGCAGTACCGCATCCGGCTGCGCTACCGGGTGGGCGACTCCGGTCCCTTCACCGATCTGCTGGACAGCCAGAACAACCCCGTCGAGTATGTACGCAGTGCCACGGCGGGCGATAGCCAGGTGCTGGGTCCGGTGGCTCTGCCCGCCAGTGTGCTCAACAAGCCCTATGTTCAGTTGTTGTGGCAGTACTACTGGACGGGAGTAGGCAGCAATGCCCGGGATGAGCTGCGGATCGATGAGATTATCATATCGCGGGGGGCTTGTCAGAGTTTGGCATCGGGTTTGTGGTCGTCGGCCTCCACCTGGAGTTGTGGTCGGGTGCCCACCTTATGCGATGTGGTACAGCTTCAGGAGGGGCATGTTGTGAACATTTCGGTTGCTAATGCAACGGCAAAACGAGTAGAGTTCGGTACGGGTGCCCAGCTAATATATAGCAATGCAACAGCCTCATTATTTATTCAGGGAGGAAATTAA
- a CDS encoding CotH kinase family protein gives MMKHHIILTTLCLFIGISFSAQSQQLYINELMASNQTTLADPTGAFEDWLEIYNPNSFSVNIAGYFITDNLANPTKYQFVTGSSKTIIPANGFLLVWASGEPSRGADHLGFSLSANGEQLGLYGPDGTTVVDTLSFGPQRADISWGRQPNGSATWLYFQKANSSPKASNNGKTGYAQVLDPPVFSHTGGFYSTGFALSLSSPDPTVTIYYTLDGSDPDPTKPNAVSFTYKNSYPQQPGQPYGPTLTETYRTFPYSTTLAISDRSNAANKLSIKSSTASSSASYVPTSPVFKGTVVRALAYKANALPSDIVTQTYFVSPTLPRYNIPVVTLALTEKHLFDYNTGIYTAGKTFDNWRAANPNAGTGFCTTANFDNEGDDWERPGNAEIFVDNRSVSNQLVGLRINGGCSRSVPRKSLRVYGSSDFEYPFFDNRPPSLFYNRLLLRNGGNDWDYTTLIDAFGQTMVRHLKFDTQSNRPAALFLNGEYWGVHTLYERYDRFYINRNYGVDADSVDMVEIANGFSASEGTLTSFSALNSYMTNTSPINYTYVQTLMDVENFADYNIAEIFVANTDWPLNNVVLWRKQTSQYQPNAPRGHDGRWRWMLKDIDFGLSGQNNAQNNTLDFVTRSDLSYTLFLRRLLDIPAFKTYFINRYADLLNTTFLASRTTAMLSAIQQQYQPYMAEHFTRWLTGNTYNGWLTNVGNINTFLQQRAGYARDHIRTKFSLSANRSLTLNVSDTTRGYVKVNSISILPTTVGVPQQPYPWTGTYFQGNTITITARAKPGYKFVRWTEANTTISTDSLYAFNPTSNRSITAVFDLDESFNSFPAAYSLATCDYQLSNWPATAPSATYPPNMVFVSMNQEDPTLSATISNTVTGAYNLTSRTRINGLNENGFSFINTGNSNTNPGYVASTLGGALLAIRTSGLNQAYVQWTGGTVTPNVKQYRIRLRYRVGDSGPFTDLLDSQNNPVEYVRSATAGDSQVLGPVALPASVLNKPYVQLLWQYYWTGVGSNARDELRIDEIIISRGACQSLASGLWSSASTWSCGRVPTLCDVVQLQEGHVVNITIPNATAKSIQFGRNAQLTFDNATASVQTQN, from the coding sequence ATGATGAAGCACCATATTATTCTCACAACTCTATGCCTGTTTATAGGTATATCCTTTTCGGCCCAAAGTCAACAGCTCTATATCAATGAGTTGATGGCCTCCAACCAGACCACCCTGGCCGACCCCACCGGCGCCTTCGAAGACTGGTTGGAGATCTATAACCCCAACTCCTTCTCGGTCAATATCGCTGGCTACTTCATCACCGACAACCTGGCCAACCCCACCAAATACCAGTTCGTGACCGGTTCCTCCAAAACCATTATTCCCGCCAATGGCTTTCTGCTGGTGTGGGCCAGCGGGGAGCCCAGCCGGGGAGCCGATCATCTTGGTTTCAGCCTGTCGGCCAATGGGGAGCAGTTGGGCTTGTATGGTCCAGACGGCACCACGGTGGTGGATACGCTGAGTTTTGGGCCACAGCGGGCTGACATTTCCTGGGGTCGTCAGCCCAACGGCAGTGCCACCTGGCTGTATTTTCAGAAAGCCAACAGCAGTCCAAAGGCATCTAACAACGGAAAAACTGGCTATGCTCAAGTGCTGGACCCACCTGTCTTTTCACATACAGGAGGGTTTTACAGCACCGGATTTGCGTTAAGTCTGAGTTCGCCCGATCCGACCGTAACCATCTACTACACACTGGATGGGTCCGACCCCGATCCGACCAAACCGAACGCGGTCAGCTTTACCTATAAGAATAGTTACCCACAGCAACCAGGCCAACCCTACGGCCCTACCTTAACCGAAACATACCGAACTTTTCCCTATTCCACTACACTGGCTATCTCTGACCGTAGTAATGCTGCGAACAAACTATCCATAAAGTCCTCAACAGCCTCTTCCTCGGCCTCCTACGTTCCTACAAGTCCGGTTTTCAAAGGAACCGTAGTACGCGCATTGGCCTACAAAGCCAACGCTTTACCCAGTGATATTGTCACGCAAACCTACTTCGTCTCGCCTACGCTCCCCCGGTATAACATACCCGTTGTTACTCTGGCACTGACCGAGAAGCACCTGTTCGATTATAACACGGGTATTTATACAGCCGGTAAAACCTTCGATAACTGGCGAGCCGCCAATCCCAATGCTGGCACCGGATTTTGTACGACGGCCAATTTCGATAACGAAGGCGATGATTGGGAACGACCAGGAAATGCCGAAATTTTTGTCGATAATCGTTCGGTCAGCAATCAGCTTGTGGGCCTGCGCATTAATGGGGGATGTTCTCGCTCGGTTCCCCGCAAGAGCCTTCGGGTTTATGGAAGCAGTGACTTCGAATACCCTTTCTTCGACAACCGTCCGCCCTCCTTGTTTTACAACCGACTCCTGCTTCGTAACGGCGGCAACGATTGGGATTATACCACACTGATTGATGCATTTGGGCAAACAATGGTTCGGCATCTGAAATTTGATACACAATCGAACCGTCCTGCTGCGCTTTTCCTAAACGGTGAATACTGGGGGGTTCATACACTATATGAACGCTACGATCGGTTCTATATCAATCGCAATTATGGCGTAGATGCCGATAGTGTGGATATGGTAGAGATTGCGAACGGCTTCTCGGCATCTGAGGGGACCCTAACGAGCTTCTCGGCCTTAAATAGCTACATGACCAACACCAGTCCAATCAATTACACGTATGTGCAAACCCTGATGGATGTGGAAAATTTTGCGGACTATAACATTGCCGAGATTTTCGTAGCCAATACCGACTGGCCCCTCAATAATGTTGTTCTGTGGCGTAAACAGACCAGCCAATATCAACCGAACGCTCCTCGCGGACACGATGGCCGTTGGCGATGGATGCTAAAAGATATTGATTTTGGGTTAAGTGGGCAAAACAATGCGCAAAACAATACTCTTGATTTTGTCACACGGTCGGATCTTTCCTATACCCTCTTTCTGCGCCGGTTGCTGGATATACCGGCTTTTAAAACGTACTTTATCAATCGGTACGCCGATCTGCTCAATACTACCTTTTTAGCAAGTCGAACTACGGCCATGCTATCAGCCATTCAACAGCAGTACCAGCCTTATATGGCGGAGCATTTCACACGATGGCTAACGGGGAATACGTATAATGGCTGGCTAACCAATGTCGGCAACATCAATACATTCCTTCAACAACGCGCTGGCTATGCCCGCGATCACATACGAACCAAGTTCAGCCTGAGTGCCAACCGTAGCCTGACCCTCAACGTCTCCGACACCACACGAGGCTACGTCAAAGTCAACTCCATCTCCATCCTGCCCACTACCGTAGGCGTGCCCCAGCAACCCTACCCATGGACAGGTACCTACTTCCAGGGAAACACCATTACCATCACCGCCAGAGCAAAACCCGGATACAAGTTCGTCCGATGGACCGAAGCCAATACCACCATCTCCACCGACTCCCTATACGCCTTCAACCCAACCTCCAACCGGAGCATCACCGCCGTTTTCGACCTGGATGAGTCCTTCAACTCCTTCCCGGCAGCCTACTCCCTGGCCACCTGCGACTACCAGCTCTCCAACTGGCCAGCAACAGCTCCGTCAGCCACCTACCCCCCAAACATGGTTTTCGTTTCCATGAACCAGGAAGATCCAACCCTGTCGGCCACCATCTCCAACACCGTCACCGGCGCCTACAACCTCACCAGCCGTACCCGCATCAACGGACTCAATGAGAACGGTTTCTCCTTCATCAACACCGGCAACAGCAATACCAATCCGGGCTATGTGGCCTCCACCCTGGGCGGGGCCCTACTGGCCATCCGTACCAGTGGCCTCAACCAGGCCTATGTCCAGTGGACGGGGGGTACGGTGACCCCCAATGTGAAGCAGTACCGCATCCGGCTGCGCTACCGGGTGGGCGACTCCGGCCCCTTCACCGATCTGCTGGACAGCCAGAACAACCCCGTCGAGTATGTACGCAGTGCCACGGCGGGCGATAGCCAGGTGCTGGGTCCGGTGGCTCTGCCCGCCAGTGTGCTCAACAAGCCCTATGTTCAGTTGTTGTGGCAGTACTACTGGACGGGAGTAGGCAGCAATGCCCGGGATGAGTTGCGGATCGATGAGATTATCATATCGCGGGGGGCTTGTCAGAGTTTGGCATCGGGTTTGTGGTCGTCGGCCTCCACCTGGAGTTGTGGTCGGGTGCCCACCTTATGCGATGTGGTACAGCTTCAGGAGGGGCATGTTGTGAACATAACCATCCCGAATGCCACAGCCAAAAGCATTCAGTTTGGAAGGAACGCCCAACTTACGTTTGATAATGCTACGGCGTCGGTTCAAACTCAGAACTAA
- a CDS encoding SMP-30/gluconolactonase/LRE family protein: MYNLRTCIFSIRSLISYAFIAEQTVFMAFGQVVQPSSSMHRSQIAFQLSETGLITEGIAHDPKTGMFYISSVHERKIIRYSEKTGPAAFSQPGDSLWGVFGMKVDPKRRLLWACSSALPQTKGITATTNGRSALVVYDLTTRRLKRRWLMPDDGKAHLLGDLTLALDGAVYATDSRTPWIYRLEAGASVITPFLTDTLFRSLQGLALSDDQKTLFVADYRRGLLAVDLATRQVSCLSCTQSADLSGIDGLYYDQNSLIAIQNRRKPYRVSRIRLAKQALAIEQVDTLDVGHPLASEPTLGVIVGCQFYYIANSQWDAFDESGRPVPNFPAQKPTVLVLPLN; this comes from the coding sequence ATGTATAACCTCCGAACATGTATTTTCTCTATTCGCTCGCTGATCAGCTATGCGTTTATAGCTGAACAAACAGTCTTTATGGCTTTTGGACAGGTTGTGCAACCCAGCAGTTCGATGCACCGCAGCCAGATTGCTTTTCAATTGTCCGAAACGGGGCTGATTACGGAGGGAATTGCGCATGACCCAAAAACCGGTATGTTTTATATTAGTAGTGTGCATGAGCGGAAAATCATCCGGTATTCCGAAAAAACGGGACCTGCTGCTTTCTCTCAGCCGGGCGATAGCCTTTGGGGTGTTTTCGGGATGAAAGTAGATCCGAAACGTCGGTTGTTATGGGCATGCAGTTCAGCATTGCCGCAGACAAAAGGGATTACAGCTACTACGAATGGACGTTCGGCACTAGTTGTATACGACTTAACCACCAGGCGGTTGAAGCGAAGATGGTTGATGCCAGATGATGGCAAAGCGCATCTGCTGGGCGACCTGACCCTGGCTCTCGATGGAGCGGTTTATGCCACCGATAGCCGTACCCCCTGGATTTACCGGCTGGAAGCGGGAGCAAGCGTAATAACCCCTTTTTTGACTGACACCTTATTTCGATCCCTTCAGGGATTGGCCTTATCCGACGATCAGAAGACATTATTCGTAGCCGATTACCGTCGTGGCCTGCTGGCTGTTGACTTGGCAACCCGGCAGGTTAGCTGTTTATCCTGCACACAATCTGCCGATCTGAGCGGTATCGACGGGTTATACTATGACCAGAACAGCCTGATTGCCATCCAAAATCGGCGTAAGCCCTATCGAGTTTCCCGGATTCGGCTGGCAAAACAGGCACTGGCCATTGAGCAGGTCGATACGCTGGATGTTGGCCATCCGCTGGCCAGCGAGCCTACGCTGGGAGTTATTGTTGGTTGTCAGTTTTATTATATCGCCAATAGTCAGTGGGATGCGTTTGATGAATCGGGCAGACCCGTACCTAATTTCCCGGCACAAAAACCAACGGTTCTGGTACTCCCGCTGAATTAG